The stretch of DNA CCTCTAGCAAACTCTGCCACTTGCCTTGTTCTCCACAACTTGTCCACGTTTGTCTATTCTGTTCTTGAAGGCCCACAGACACCAAGGACAATTGAGTTCGTTCAGCACAATGATTCTATCAGCCAAAGTCTGACCTTCAATAACATCTATAGACTTAGTAGCCACCTCTGTAGCTTTGCCCATGTTTCAACTTAACTCCATTTGCTCTGACATGCAACGCCACAAACTGCCTCCGAACACTCTGTGTAATAGCAGCAGAAACAACAACTCTGCCCTTCTGAATCCTTCCAGCAGCTTCTTGATGGAAGTGATTCTCATAGTTTTCTGAGTGCTACAGCTTACACTTGACAACAGCTGATTAATACACTCCTTCTCAGATCATGTCTCTAGACATCATAGAACACTGCTGATTGAACTCTTTTGTTTGTGGATTGGACGATTTCGATATATAACAGCTATTATCAGAGTGCTGACCTTGGACTCAAATATTGTCGCGCTCATCAACCACCTGACATCTTTCCTTGGTGAAGGTAACATCTAAACCCTCGTCACACAACTGACTGATGTTAATCAGATTGACTTTTAGACCATCGACATGGTAGACAGATTCCATAGTGGGCTGGTCTTTACCTCGAGATGCACCTTTGCCTCTGATTGTACCTACAACTTCATCCCCATAAGTGACCTTGTCAACTGAGCCTTCTTCAAAGTTGTATAGCCTTCCGTGATTCACAGTCATGTACCTTGAACAACCATAGTTCTTCAATACAACAGTCTATTGACCATCAACAGTGTGCAACACATAACAGTTCATTTCACACTTCTTGATGTTTACTTGCATGTATCTTCGAACATTTTGTGACACTCCTTCAGATGCGTGAGTGGTAGAGTACAACCCAGACACTTGAATCAGGCAGCTTTGTGGAGGCTCGACTTGTTTAATAGCAGCGACATGTTCTTTTGTTCAGATCTTTGACACTTCACATTCTTTCCTCAACTGCTGATCTTGTCTTTTATTCCACGATTTGAGGTGTAAACCATTGTAAATTGTGGTACTTGAAGATCCACTATAACAATACAGATCATTCTTCTTAATGAAAACATGATTGCCTCTTCTTCCAACCTTGTGAAACTTCTTCTGGCGTATGAGTTGACTTACACGATTCTTAAATCTGTAGCAATCAACCTTAATATGACCAATCAATTCACAATACCAACAACGACGCAGTTTCCCTCTCATGTTGTTCACAACAATCATCTGTTTAGTCTTCTGTAGGTTGAACTCAGACGCTCGTTTGACAGCATCACCTCTGTTTTACAGCACTATTGAACCATTCACTGCACTTGTGTCACCACTTGAGTTTCCTCCATGGTTCTTCATACCACAGTTTGCAATCATAGAATCCTTGTGAGTGACCAGCCGCTTGTCCAGATCTTTTGCTCTTTTACTCAGCCTCTTGTTAATCCTTAGCTGGTCCTCAAGACGCTGTCTCAACAGAGACGTAATAACTTTCTCCTCAGACAACAATTTCTCAAGTGTGAAGACTCTATAAAGCAACTCTTCATTCTCAGACACCAGATCataattctccttcttctgcaGAATCAGATCCTTAGACAGAGCGATGACTTGCTTCACAACAGATAAGCCAGTCACATCATCCTTAGTCTTCAAAATAGACTTctgattctcatcatcttcGTTGGCTGAATCAATATCACTCCATGTCAGACAACATTTCGTATGAACACAACCTTGACGGTTGTAACACTTCAGCACGCTTCTTCTTTTAAGTGTGGAACATTCTGATTGAAGGTGTCCATAACCTTGATATTCAGAACTCTGAGATTCTTTCTCTGCATCAGATctggatgatgaagattgatgtTGACGTTGTACACCCTTCAGCCTTCTGAACTGCTTCTTGATCAGTGCTTCCTCATTACCTTGAACAGACGTCTGAGTTTCTACAGTCTTCAGAGTGAATGATTCCTCAGTCTTCTGATCgttctttctcatctgcaaTTCATCTTTCTGAACTAATTTCACACACTGATCAACCTTCTGTTCATCAGAACTTAAAGCACCTTTACCATCAGATTTGTGAGAAATATATTCATGTGATATCCTTCTGAGAAATTCCTTGACAAGCCTTTTATCCTTGTATACCTTGTTCAGTACTACAACTTCTTGACAAGGGGAGCTTAGTTGACTGTTGTAATGACAGGATGGTGATACATCAGATTTTTTCTTCGTCACCCTTCTGGTTTCTTCAAAGAAGGCTTccaaacgttcccaagcttctttTGCCGACATACACTCTTTCACCATTGCGAACAGATCCGTCGGCAAGCAGCTGAAAATAGTAGATAGTGCTTCAGCGTTCTGTTTACTCTTTAACTTCTCGTCAGCCGTCCACAGATTACAGGGCTTTATTATAATTTCTCCTCTCATGTTCATAAATGTTGGAAGTGACCATCCATCTTCAACAACGAACCAGGCTTCCATATCACGACACTGAATCATCTGTCTGATTTGTGCTTTCCAATCATCATAATGCTCAGCGTCAAGCATCAGCGGATTGTTCTCGTCAACGAACTTTTGTGGATTCTCCATACCTCGTCGCAggatctcacctgttgaaaagatATTCAGCTCTTTTATCAGGCgtccgctctgataccaattgaaaggGTATAGAGAAGCACAACACACTGATtcacacttggaacgcgccaagccaacgcttttctattcaatcttattaacaaaatttatcttttacaaggatacaattttgtctcggcccttactcaacctattctacccaataggattgaacccgactaagaatgaatctgacccctcttctcttttctatctaaacacacacctgtgtagatctaagagaataaactcaccctctctctttttagctAAGAGATTAaaactcaccctctctcttttctatctaaactctcaccagagtagatctaagagaaagaaaaaacaattctctgcgcaCTTAATCACCACCCTcattaacgtcacagagaatTGGGAACACCccttctaagccttatttttgtggcttcgaagtttacaactgtatcaatattctagagtgctcaaattggctcgtggcctactcctagaatatTTATACACGACTTGAGAAACCCTGGAAGGCGAATCTCCAAATATCACgggataaggaaactgtttgTTTTTCAGCCTTATCCTTTCCTTAACTCTTgcggagaatattcttcatatctccaagcaAACGGAAACTGCTTGCTCCTCAAGCTTaaccttttcttattttttgtagagaatattcttcatatctccaagtgAAATCTCGTCCAtatcttcaatgccaagtcaGCAACCTTTCtcgacacatcatcacatccactcatgtcttgccacgtcagcttacgcatccatgtcagcaactcAGACGTttgtgatctgatgcagcttcctgattggcacaacactctgttcggcacaacgacttgttcctcacagcgagttgtcctagaatctgcatttacatCTCTCTGCGAGTGAAGATTtatccttttttccttttcttgcaCAAAGATCTTTGTACGTATTGCTGACAGGCTACTTATAGTATTGCAGGCCCACAAGCCCAACTTTCAGCTGAATCTAGGACGAAGAAAGCTCACAATAGAAGATGAGTCGGTGAGGCACACAGAGTCACAGACACAGCACACAATTACTAGGGTTTTCGTTTTTCATACACACACAGCACTAGAATACAAgggttttatacttttattatatCTGAGCAACCGATTTGAAACTTTTGCTGCACGGTATCATCCCCTAGTTATCGGAAAACTCTCTGCTTAAAGACCGATTATTAAAAGGAGGAGACTGATCTGGTTATAAACATGAGAAACATAGTTGATGCAGCAGCGCATAACGCTTCGTCAATAGTAGATCTTCCGGAGGATTTGCTAGTAGAGATACTCTATAGGTTATCGGAGGCTTGTCTGGCACGTCTCCGATGTACCTCAAAAGGATGGAACACTCTTATCAAAAAAGATAAGAGACTTGCCAAGTCTCAGATCATCATGTTGattggttttagggtttatttagCAAGCATTGATCTCAATGGAATTCACGACAAAAACGTTGTAAAGGTAACAAGTCAATTAAGTCTCAAAGATCCTCTTTCTACTACTTCTCCTAAAGAAGTCGATATAAGGGAAGTATTTCACTGCGACGGCTTATTGCTATGCACCACCAAGGACGATAGACTTGTGCTTTGGAATCCATGTTCAGGTGAAACCAGGTGGATGATCAAACCCGTAGGTCCCTCCTTCAAGAAATTTAATTACTACGCTCTTGGTAAAACCTCCTCCTccaacaagtacaaaatcttgaggattCGTCAACATGGAATTGGTTATTATAAATGCTTAGTTGAGTACGAAATCTATGACTTTACCTCTGATTCTTGGAGGGTTGTGGGTGAGACTAGCGACTGGTCCATTCACGGGTTGAGGCGTCGGGGCATGTCTGTGAATGGAAATACTTACTGGCTTGCCTCCAGTCCTTTTCCAGACTCGCAAAACGATTTcttattaagttttgatttctcaACAGAGAGATTCGAAAGTGTGTCTCTTCcagttgatgatttttcttatGTACCTATGGCTTTATCAGTTACTAGAGAAGAGCAAAAACTTTGTCTGTTAGGTATGAGAGATCATTACTATGATATACATGTGTGGATAGCAACTAAGATTGAGAGTACCGGAGCCATGTTATGGAGCAAGTTCCTAACAGTGAAAGAATCATTTTATCGCcagtttcttatattatgtagtGGGATGAATTTTTTGGCCGATCGGGAGAATAACATGTTACTGTGTCCCGGTAGACAACAGAACTCAAACAGCTTCTTACACATTGTCGGAAAGGATAAATACATGGGAGTGGATCATCATGATGCAGGATCTAAATGCTTAGTCGTCTGTTATGTTCCAACTTTAGCTCAAATCCAACAAGGTTCTTAATTAGGCCAGGCGCAAGGAAAGCAACAATCACATGACTTGTAATAATATTGTGACACCAGTTTATGCATTAATTATCTATTCATATATGGTCTTCCTGATATTTAACTAAAGGTACATTTTGCTACTCTATAATTAGTAAtgttggttttctttttgtcaaacgaGAGCATATACATTTGTCTTGAATCTTGATcatgaaaaattaaattatggtTTCGTTTATATAAACCACCAAGACCAGTGACGACACTTATGTTTGTCAACTGTTATATTTAGATGTTGAATGATCCTAAAACTTGTTGATTTATAGGGGATTTGGCTTGGCTATTCCCTATAATGTATGGGTCTTTGTTGATTTATTCAAAGGAACCATTCTAAAAGATTTCAAGATAGACACTTGTTGTATTAGTTGGGACTTGGGGAGTAAATAACCAAATAGGTTTGGCTTACCTATAGGATCCTATACGGGTACAACGAGATTTGTTATCGATTCTAAATGTATTCTATGAGGAGTGACTGGAAGAATCATCTCACTCCTCATATGGCCAAAACCATTGACGAGATCGTTGAATGCAGACTACGAGGTTCCGGTTTGATATATATTTCAACAAGGTtgtgttatttatttgttttcaaaagtaGATAGTAGTCTATACATTCAACGTAGAGATGATCATAAATTGATAATTAAGATggtaaaaactaatatattttattttagatgtgtttttttttaaacatcccTCCTCCAAGAagatgttatttatttttaaatattttgtaaaaagttTCTACAACAGGCAAcctgcaaacaaaaacaaaacaaaacaaacaaagaagattATTGTAGTTTGAGGTCTTTGAGGAACAAGGAAGGAACAAAGGAGTGAAAGATTATATGTGTTTACCGCCCTTACGATTAGTTCGGATAAATACAAGCAGAGACGTGTGGCAGAAGAAAGACACCTCAGAAACTCCTCAGAAACTTCCCATCGGAAATAGGAACATGGCCGATGAATACCTCATCAAGGCAAAGCATATTCTCCATCAAACTAGAATAGTATCCCCAGTCTTCATATATCCTTAAATTTGTTAATGCAGGGCAATCTATCACCAACGACGACCCTCCAATCTGATCTTCCCATCTACCACCATAAAGTCAATAACTGCCCCATCTCGATCTACTATATCTTAAGTCTTTCAATGAAGGCACTTTGACGGTAAAGTTTGTCAAGTTGTCATCCTTATCACGTCGTCGTTGAACATACAGTTCGCGGAGAACAGGGGAACTTGATAAAAGTCTAGCAAGAGAATCTTCGTCTTTCTACACCACGTTGACAAGTTTCAGATATAAGTGAGATGGCTCCGAAAAAGAAATATCGACGACGAGGATCTGGTTGGATAGTTCTAAAGAAACCagaactctctctctgtctgtTTCTAAGCAATAGAAAATGCATCTCAAAAGCCTCAAAGAACTAATGATGATAACCACTTTTCAATGTACCAATCTCTCATACTTATTGATCTAATAAAGGATTTGTTAATACAATAAAGCACTATCAAGAAGGACTGTTCATCATATAGCACAAATCCTTGATCAACCAGCCTAGCAAACAACTCGGAAATTCGTCATCGGAAACACTAATCGGAACCCAAATAAGGGatggaacaacaacaataatcgAAGCGTAAAGGTTTAACCTTTAGAATTACTTGAACAAAGATACTAAAAGGCGATTCATGGAAGAAAGATACTAAAGAGGTTTAGGAGAGAATGCGTACAAGACAAGGATTGTTTGTTAAAGAATCAGCGGCCAATCTGATAAATATCGAACCCAAGAGAATgatctaagaaaaaataaagttgaattttacccaattttttttgataatgaaaGGGACGAAAGGATCTGATTAGTAAAACTAGAGAGAATGATATGAATATTTGAGTTGCCTTgggtgggcaaaaaaaccgtaatcgaaataaatggtttggttaGTTTAGTCTAAAATCCATATATATGGTTGTCATATTGATCCATATTTGATATGAAAGTATCTGACTTGTAAAACTAGAGAGAATGATATGAAGGACCTAAGTATTGAAACCGATCTAAGTTCTAATAGGAAAAAGGAAATAGATCAGAGAAAAGTCAAAGTACAAATAGATCTAAGCTATTCCTTCATAGTTTCATTCATACATCTATTTGACTGTTCACATTTGTGACTGTAGAGCATGATGACCGGCTTTTTGAAGAACCAGGATCTCCTCCCGTCTTCAAATGCTCACGTCGTTTGGAGGTAGGTATCCAATGGACTACCTGTTTAAGTGACTCCTCTTCCATTGTTGCAATTCTACCAGTGTCCCTTTCTTTCACTTTAGTTGTATTCAGTGATGTCTACATGCTTCAGTATAATGGTCAATGGATaacaataatgtaaaataaGTGACAATGTGTATCAAATGGGCATGAAGCTCAATTTGTAATTCTGGAACAAAAGCTAAGGTGTGTACAAGTTTTAGGATCATTCAACATCTATATATCACAGTTCACAAACATAAGTGTCGTCGATGGTCTTGTTGGTTTATATAAACGAaacaagaatatttttttattatcaagaaaaatatagGCTCGTTTAACAAATTGCAAAACCAACATTACTAATTATAGAGTAGCAAAATGCACCTTTAATCAAATATCACGAAGACCATGGATATAGATAATTAATGCATAAACTGGTGTCACAAATTACAAGTCACGTGATTTGTGCTTTCCTCTTGCGCCTGGGCCTAATTAAGAACCTTGTGGGATTTGAGCTAAAGTTGGAACATAACAGACGAGTAAGCATTTAGATCCTGCATCATGATCATTCACTCCCATGTGTTTATCCTTTCCGACAATGTGTAAGAAGCTGTTTGAGTTCTGTTGTTTACCGGGACAGAGTAACATGTTATTCTCCCGATCGGCCAAGAAATTCATCCCactacataatataagaaactgGCTATAAAAAGATTGTTTCACTGTTAGGAACTTCCTCCATGACATGGCTCCGCTACTCTCAATCTTAGTTGCCATCCATACATGTGTATCGTATAGCCCACGTACATCTCTCATAGCTAACAGACAAAGTCTTTGCTCTTGTCTAGTAACTGATAAAGCCatacaaagataagaaaaatcatcaactgGAAGAGACGCACTTTGGAATCTCTCTGTCGAGAAATCAAAACTCAGTAAGATATCCTTTTGCAAGTCTGGAATATAACGGGAGCCTCGACGGTTACTGAAGGCAAGCCAGTAAGTATTTCCGTTCACAGATATGCCATGATGGTTCAACCAGTGAATGGACCAGTCGCTAGTCTCACCAACAAACCTCCAAGAATCAGAGGTAAAGTCATAGATTTCGTACTCAACTAGGCAGTTTTCAAGTATACCATTTCCATGTTGACGaatcctcaagattttgtacttgttggaggaggaggatttaCCGAGAGCGTAGCAGTTAAATTTCTTGAAGGAATGATCTACGGGTTTGATCATCCATCTGATTTCACCTGA from Camelina sativa cultivar DH55 chromosome 9, Cs, whole genome shotgun sequence encodes:
- the LOC104714983 gene encoding uncharacterized protein LOC104714983, encoding MENPQKFVDENNPLMLDAEHYDDWKAQIRQMIQCRDMEAWFVVEDGWSLPTFMNMRGEIIIKPCNLWTADEKLKSKQNAEALSTIFSCLPTDLFAMVKECMSAKEAWERLEAFFEETRRVTKKKSDVSPSCHYNSQLSSPCQEVVVLNKVYKDKRLVKEFLRRISHEYISHKSDGKGALSSDEQKVDQCVKLVQKDELQMRKNDQKTEESFTLKTVETQTSVQGNEEALIKKQFRRLKGVQRQHQSSSSRSDAEKESQSSEYQGYGHLQSECSTLKRRSVLKCYNRQGCVHTKCCLTWSDIDSANEDDENQKSILKTKDDVTGLSVVKQVIALSKDLILQKKENYDLVSENEELLYRVFTLEKLLSEEKVITSLLRQRLEDQLRINKRLSKRAKDLDKRLVTHKDSMIANCGMKNHGGNSSGDTSAVNGSIVLFKNRVSQLIRQKKFHKTVVLKNYGCSRYMTVNHGRLYNFEEGSVDKVTYGDEVVGTIRGKGASRGKDQPTMESVYHVDGLKVNLINISQLCDEGLDVTFTKERCQVVDERDNI
- the LOC104714984 gene encoding putative F-box protein At4g10190; translation: MRNIVDAAAHNASSIVDLPEDLLVEILYRLSEACLARLRCTSKGWNTLIKKDKRLAKSQIIMLIGFRVYLASIDLNGIHDKNVVKVTSQLSLKDPLSTTSPKEVDIREVFHCDGLLLCTTKDDRLVLWNPCSGETRWMIKPVGPSFKKFNYYALGKTSSSNKYKILRIRQHGIGYYKCLVEYEIYDFTSDSWRVVGETSDWSIHGLRRRGMSVNGNTYWLASSPFPDSQNDFLLSFDFSTERFESVSLPVDDFSYVPMALSVTREEQKLCLLGMRDHYYDIHVWIATKIESTGAMLWSKFLTVKESFYRQFLILCSGMNFLADRENNMLLCPGRQQNSNSFLHIVGKDKYMGVDHHDAGSKCLVVCYVPTLAQIQQGS
- the LOC104714985 gene encoding putative F-box protein At4g10190; the protein is MRNNIVDAAAHKSSSIVDLPEDLLVEILYKFPEACLARLRCTSKGWNALIKKDKRLAKSQIIMLIDFRVYLASIDLSRVQDANNVVKVTSQLSLKDPLSTSPKEVDISEVFHCDGLLLCNTKDDRLVLWNPCSGEIRWMIKPVDHSFKKFNCYALGKSSSSNKYKILRIRQHGNGILENCLVEYEIYDFTSDSWRFVGETSDWSIHWLNHHGISVNGNTYWLAFSNRRGSRYIPDLQKDILLSFDFSTERFQSASLPVDDFSYLCMALSVTRQEQRLCLLAMRDVRGLYDTHVWMATKIESSGAMSWRKFLTVKQSFYSQFLILCSGMNFLADRENNMLLCPGKQQNSNSFLHIVGKDKHMGVNDHDAGSKCLLVCYVPTLAQIPQGS